From Elephas maximus indicus isolate mEleMax1 chromosome 25, mEleMax1 primary haplotype, whole genome shotgun sequence, the proteins below share one genomic window:
- the AVP gene encoding vasopressin-neurophysin 2-copeptin yields MPDTTLPACFLSLLALTSACYFQNCPRGGKRAMSDMELRQCLPCGPGGKGRCFGPSICCGEELGCFVGTAEALRCQEENYLPSPCQSGQKPCGSGGRCAAAGICCYEESCVTEPECREGAGIHRRTRASDRSNATQLEGPAGALLLRLVQLAGAPEPEEPAKPGVY; encoded by the exons ATGCCTGACACCACGCTGCCTGCCTGCTTCCTCAGCCTGCTGGCCCTCACCTCCGCCTGCTACTTCCAGAACTGCCCGAGGGGCGGCAAGAGGGCCATGTCGGACATGGAGCTGAGACAG TGCCTCCCCTGCGGCCCCGGGGGCAAGGGGCGCTGCTTCGGGCCCAGCATCTGCTGCGGGGAAGAGCTGGGCTGCTTCGTGGGCACCGCCGAGGCGCTGCGCTGCCAGGAGGAGAACTACCTGCCGTCGCCCTGCCAGTCTGGCCAGAAGCCATGCGGGAGCGGTGGCCGCTGCGCCGCGGCCGGCATCTGCTGCTATGAGG aGAGCTGCGTGACGGAGCCCGAGTGCCGGGAGGGCGCCGGCATCCACCGCCGCACCCGCGCCAGCGACCGGAGCAACGCGACTCAGCTGGAGGGACCGGCCGGGGCCTTGCTGCTGCGGCTGGTGCAGCTGGCGGGGGCGCCCGAGCCCGAGGAGCCCGCCAAGCCCGGCGTCTACTGA